The Bos taurus isolate L1 Dominette 01449 registration number 42190680 breed Hereford chromosome 18, ARS-UCD2.0, whole genome shotgun sequence genome has a window encoding:
- the CHMP2A gene encoding charged multivesicular body protein 2a isoform X1 has protein sequence MDLLFGRRKTPEELLRQNQRALNRAMRELDRERQKLETQEKKIIADIKKMAKQGQMDAVRIMAKDLVRTRRYVRKFVLMRANIQAVSLKIQTLKSNNSMAQAMKGVTKAMGTMNRQLKLPQIQKIMMEFERQAEIMDMKEEMMNDAIDDAMGDEDDEEESDAVVAQVLDELGLSLTDELSNLPSTGGSLSVAAGGKKAEATASALVDADADLEERLKNLRRD, from the exons ATGGACCTGTTGTTTGGGCGGCGCAAGACGCCAGAGGAGCTGCTGCGGCAGAACCAGCGCGCCCTGAACCGGGCCATGCGAGAGCTGGACCGTGAGCGACAGAAGCTCGAGACCCAGGAGAAGAAAATCATCGCGGACATCAAGAAAATGGCCAAGCAGGGCCAGATG GACGCGGTCCGGATCATGGCGAAAGACCTGGTGCGCACCAGGCGGTACGTCCGAAAGTTTGTGTTGATGCGGGCCAACATCCAGGCTGTGTCCCTCAAGATCCAGACACTCAAGTCTAACAACTCAATGGCACAAGCCATGAAGGGCGTCACCAAAGCCATGGGCACCATGAACAGACAG CTGAAGTTGCCCCAGATCCAGAAGATCATGATGGAGTTTGAGCGGCAGGCAGAGATCATGGACATGAAGGAGGAGATGATGAACGACGCCATCGATGACGCCATGGGGGACGAGGACGATGAAGAGGAGAG TGATGCTGTTGTAGCCCAGGTCCTGGACGAACTGGGGTTGAGCCTGACAGATGAGCTGTCAA ACCTCCCTTCCACCGGAGGCTCCCTCAGCGTGGCTGCCGGTGGAAAGAAAGCAGAGGCTACAGCCTCTGCCCTGGTGGACGCAGACGCAGACCTGGAGGAGAGGCTCAAGAACCTTCGAAGGGACTGA
- the UBE2M gene encoding NEDD8-conjugating enzyme Ubc12 translates to MIKLFSLKQQKKEEESAGGTKGSSKKASAAQLRIQKDINELNLPKTCDISFSDPDDLLNFKLVICPDEGFYKSGKFVFSFKVGQGYPHDPPKVKCETMVYHPNIDLEGNVCLNILREDWKPVLTINSIIYGLQYLFLEPNPEDPLNKEAAEVLQNNRRLFEQNVQRSMRGGYIGSTYFERCLK, encoded by the exons atGATCAAGCTGTTCTCGCTGAAGCagcagaagaaggaggaggagtcGGCGGGCGGCACCAAGGGCAGCAGCAAGAAGGCGTCGGCGGCGCAGCTGCGGATCCAGAAGG ACATAAACGAGCTGAATCTGCCCAAGACGTGTGACATCAGTTTCTCAGATCCAGACGACCTCCTCAACTTCAAGCTGGTTATCTGTCCTGATGAG GGCTTCTACAAGAGCGGGAAGTTTGTGTTCAGTTTTAAG GTGGGCCAGGGTTACCCGCATGACCCCCCCAAGGTGAAGTGTGAGACGATGGTTTATCACCCCAACATTGACCTCGAGGGCAACGTCTGCCTCAACATCCTCAG AGAGGACTGGAAGCCAGTCCTTACGATAAACTCCATAATTTATGGCTTGCAGTATCTCTTCTTG GAGCCCAACCCTGAAGACCCACTGAACAAGGAAGCCGCCGAGGTCCTGCAGAACAACCGGAGGCTGTTTGAGCAGAATGTCCAGCGCTCCATGCGGGGTGGCTATATCGGCTCCACTTACTTCGAGCGCTGCCTGAAATAG
- the UBE2M gene encoding NEDD8-conjugating enzyme Ubc12 isoform X1 — translation MIKLFSLKQQKKEEESAGGTKGSSKKASAAQLRIQKDINELNLPKTCDISFSDPDDLLNFKLVICPDEGFYKSGKFVFSFKVGQGYPHDPPKVKCETMVYHPNIDLEGNVCLNILRACGGCPLTSPYHDALCPQRGLEASPYDKLHNLWLAVSLLGAQP, via the exons atGATCAAGCTGTTCTCGCTGAAGCagcagaagaaggaggaggagtcGGCGGGCGGCACCAAGGGCAGCAGCAAGAAGGCGTCGGCGGCGCAGCTGCGGATCCAGAAGG ACATAAACGAGCTGAATCTGCCCAAGACGTGTGACATCAGTTTCTCAGATCCAGACGACCTCCTCAACTTCAAGCTGGTTATCTGTCCTGATGAG GGCTTCTACAAGAGCGGGAAGTTTGTGTTCAGTTTTAAG GTGGGCCAGGGTTACCCGCATGACCCCCCCAAGGTGAAGTGTGAGACGATGGTTTATCACCCCAACATTGACCTCGAGGGCAACGTCTGCCTCAACATCCTCAG GGCCTGTGGTGGCTGCCCGCTCACCAGCCCCTATCATGATGCTCTCTGCCCACAGAGAGGACTGGAAGCCAGTCCTTACGATAAACTCCATAATTTATGGCTTGCAGTATCTCTTCTTG GAGCCCAACCCTGA